Proteins co-encoded in one uncultured Draconibacterium sp. genomic window:
- a CDS encoding ABC transporter permease — translation MLLFKIKLAFRNLLKNKLYSSLIIGGFAIGFTASILIALFYSAEHNVDKHFARHEKIFRLYDAKRNQSGLDYKINAVIAEHYPDVETACPLAFSYFSFTLKDPETRNYTRVEYTLSTNNNFFDVFSIPVLSSLEEKPFSQLNSAVITETVAKKLFGDENPLGRTVKEDFFTATVTAVMKDLPENSSFKAELLLNSENEEFQMAQACNNGVCIFPAEHFLLLKNDIDPDDFSTKMNASIGQFNTTTDSLALQSLSDIYLSPTKLGWTDEHTKGNSKMLFIFMAIAILIILLSSVNYLNYTVSMQYAKMKEIGINKTNGAGKPHLLVDSLIEVTLGVLIALTISIVLVLLLLPTTEILFGREIHLADVNLQHLLPVFLGTIACIIFLNSLAPIYILSQFNIVEFLHGGRKKNGKQIGRQLMLTFQLTVSIVLIAVVMLIFKQLQYVKHYDLGFNEEHLVRIELPWLFENQEALRNEISGLSFVSGSALSSGYPGNINTSMGSGVEDDEFMVNCIYVTENFLKTMGVQLLDGRDFLAGDKGKSCLMNEAAVKRYGWENIDGKNFKGGREGGYNVVGTVNNFNVESLHSSLSPVALIYKSDSRYNTLSLRLIPGNIGQQIGELRKVWKTMLPDDPMEFTFYDDQFQAMYIKEDKLSKSISFFSFIAIVLTCMGILGQIFLISLNRTKEIGVRKVNGATVSEILVLLNRDFVIWVIVALVIASPIAYYAMSKWLENFAYKTTLNWWIFALAGVLALGIALLTVSWQSWRAATRNPVEALRYE, via the coding sequence ATGTTACTATTTAAAATAAAACTGGCATTTAGGAATTTGTTGAAAAACAAGCTGTATTCATCGCTTATTATTGGTGGGTTTGCCATTGGTTTTACAGCCAGTATTTTAATTGCCTTATTCTACAGTGCAGAGCACAATGTGGATAAACACTTTGCCCGCCATGAGAAAATTTTTCGTTTGTACGATGCTAAAAGAAATCAATCGGGCCTCGATTACAAAATCAACGCTGTAATTGCGGAACACTATCCGGATGTTGAAACAGCTTGTCCACTCGCTTTCTCTTATTTTTCTTTCACGCTAAAAGATCCTGAAACACGAAATTACACGCGCGTTGAATATACGCTTTCAACAAATAATAACTTTTTCGATGTATTTTCAATACCCGTTTTATCCAGCTTAGAAGAGAAACCATTTAGTCAGTTGAACTCGGCAGTAATTACCGAGACGGTGGCGAAAAAACTTTTTGGGGATGAGAACCCCTTGGGAAGAACGGTTAAGGAGGATTTTTTTACCGCAACGGTTACCGCTGTTATGAAAGACCTGCCCGAGAATTCGAGTTTTAAAGCAGAGTTATTGCTGAACAGCGAAAATGAGGAATTTCAGATGGCACAAGCCTGCAATAACGGCGTTTGTATATTCCCGGCTGAGCACTTTCTCTTGTTAAAAAATGATATCGATCCTGATGATTTTTCTACGAAAATGAATGCTTCAATCGGGCAATTTAATACAACTACCGACAGCCTGGCTCTGCAAAGTTTATCCGATATTTATCTCTCACCAACCAAATTGGGTTGGACAGATGAGCATACTAAAGGCAATTCAAAAATGCTGTTCATTTTTATGGCAATTGCTATTTTAATTATTCTTCTTTCGAGCGTTAATTATTTGAACTACACGGTGTCAATGCAGTATGCAAAAATGAAAGAAATTGGCATCAACAAAACCAATGGTGCCGGGAAACCACATTTGCTCGTAGATTCGCTAATTGAAGTTACATTGGGAGTTTTAATTGCTCTAACTATTTCAATCGTGCTCGTGTTGCTTCTTTTACCGACAACCGAAATCTTATTTGGAAGAGAAATTCATCTTGCTGATGTCAATTTACAACATTTGTTGCCTGTTTTTCTGGGCACTATAGCTTGCATTATTTTTCTGAACAGCTTAGCGCCTATCTATATCTTATCGCAGTTTAATATTGTCGAATTTCTGCATGGAGGACGGAAAAAAAACGGAAAACAAATTGGGAGACAGCTTATGCTAACCTTTCAGTTAACGGTTTCTATTGTATTAATTGCTGTGGTGATGCTTATTTTTAAACAGCTGCAGTATGTAAAACATTATGATTTAGGTTTTAACGAAGAACACCTGGTGAGGATAGAACTTCCGTGGCTGTTCGAAAATCAGGAGGCATTGAGAAATGAAATCAGCGGTCTTTCTTTTGTATCAGGTAGTGCTTTGAGTAGCGGTTATCCGGGGAATATTAATACGAGCATGGGAAGTGGGGTGGAAGACGATGAATTTATGGTTAACTGTATTTATGTAACTGAAAATTTCCTGAAAACGATGGGCGTTCAGTTACTTGATGGCCGAGATTTTTTAGCGGGTGATAAAGGAAAGTCTTGCCTAATGAATGAAGCTGCTGTAAAACGTTATGGTTGGGAAAACATTGACGGTAAAAATTTTAAAGGTGGAAGAGAAGGCGGTTATAATGTTGTGGGTACAGTGAATAACTTTAATGTGGAGTCACTGCATTCTTCTTTAAGTCCGGTTGCTTTAATTTACAAATCCGATTCGAGGTACAATACACTTTCACTGCGATTAATTCCCGGAAACATTGGGCAACAAATCGGTGAACTTCGAAAAGTATGGAAAACCATGTTGCCGGATGATCCCATGGAATTTACGTTTTACGATGATCAGTTTCAGGCCATGTATATCAAGGAAGATAAACTTTCGAAATCGATTTCCTTCTTTTCGTTTATAGCCATTGTATTGACTTGCATGGGAATTTTAGGGCAAATCTTCCTGATCAGCCTAAACCGAACCAAAGAAATTGGTGTACGAAAAGTGAACGGAGCAACTGTTTCTGAGATTTTGGTTTTACTGAATAGAGATTTTGTGATTTGGGTAATTGTAGCTTTGGTTATCGCCTCCCCGATTGCATACTACGCCATGAGCAAATGGCTTGAAAACTTCGCCTACAAAACCACACTTAACTGGTGGATATTTGCTTTGGCAGGAGTGCTGGCATTGGGAATTGCTTTACTAACGGTGAGTTGGCAAAGCTGGCGGGCGGCTACAAGGAATCCTGTCGAGGCATTGAGGTATGAATAA
- a CDS encoding FtsX-like permease family protein, with protein MILKNIKIFIKQLSKNKLYSLVTIFGFSVSLMFIVLISAYLKQETSVDKFHEKKDRLFRLVNEDDSGFGATIGRKLADALPEVESYTRIFDYNQYCTSVNSGSDNKLNAEILMVDSAFFNMFSFKLLEGLPNEVLNAKNSILLTPKFARALFGDISPVGKQIKSSDGSIMQVTGIFEEMPENTQFKKYDAIVNIRLLPNFMGWKEVLDNNNMCGFTYYVLAKQGTNILAKEEQALDLLKTDLWTYKDGRVKTFGFEPITESYFSDKPGNIRQNSKTLITVLLTIVLIILLLAIINYVNLTIAQSGFRNKEVAIRKLMGSSRIALINEHVTESVMFSFIAVIIGIFLAFLAEPVFNKLLDTHIDLLHYAGPIDLLIVVFAMLVIGIISGLFPSLLLTKLKPVEVVKGSFRTKTKTSYSKVLVSFQFAATIALIVCAITITKQTRYMQNFDMGFKKENIVQIDKAFPKEKRQAFNDILKQIPGVEQVSFVCGTPLSGGNNQSFTYNSKPVSFQEFLVDTAFFSMMGISYTPTGVAWSDNVLWLNKNAVKELGLDPLPKSFKRYDEEFPVYGVVEDFHFSDLHQPVGLAMLSPLNDKKWSWNVLVKISGKNIAGSMAQIKSAYSSFTDNDPFDYKFLDSEVDSWYKKEANTSKIITWFSVLTIIISVMGILALVTLFNQLRTKEIGVRKVNGAKISEVMVTLNKDFVKWVAVAFVIATPVAYYAMNKWLENFAYKTTLSWWIFALAGVLALGIALLTVSWQSWRAATRNPVDALRYE; from the coding sequence ATGATTTTAAAAAATATCAAAATATTTATCAAGCAACTTAGTAAAAACAAACTCTACTCGTTGGTAACCATTTTCGGTTTCTCTGTTTCATTAATGTTTATTGTACTAATAAGTGCCTATCTCAAACAAGAAACTTCTGTCGATAAATTTCATGAAAAAAAAGACCGCCTGTTTCGCTTGGTAAACGAAGATGACTCAGGATTCGGAGCTACTATTGGTCGTAAATTAGCAGATGCTTTGCCTGAAGTGGAAAGTTATACCCGAATTTTTGACTATAATCAATATTGTACCTCGGTCAATAGTGGTTCGGATAATAAGCTGAATGCCGAGATATTAATGGTTGATTCTGCATTTTTTAATATGTTTTCATTTAAACTATTGGAAGGTTTACCCAATGAGGTATTGAATGCAAAAAATTCAATACTGCTTACCCCAAAATTTGCTCGTGCATTATTTGGAGATATTTCTCCGGTGGGTAAACAAATAAAATCTTCGGATGGCTCTATAATGCAAGTGACCGGAATATTTGAAGAGATGCCTGAAAATACTCAATTCAAAAAATACGATGCTATTGTTAACATACGCTTATTACCCAATTTTATGGGATGGAAAGAAGTGTTGGATAACAATAATATGTGTGGATTTACATATTATGTTTTGGCAAAACAAGGCACAAATATTTTAGCAAAAGAAGAACAAGCACTGGATTTATTAAAAACAGACTTATGGACATACAAGGATGGGCGAGTAAAAACCTTTGGTTTTGAACCTATTACGGAATCTTATTTTAGCGATAAACCTGGAAATATCAGACAAAACAGTAAAACCCTAATTACAGTATTGCTGACTATTGTATTAATTATTCTGTTATTAGCCATTATAAACTATGTTAACTTAACCATTGCTCAATCGGGTTTCAGAAACAAGGAAGTAGCTATTCGAAAACTGATGGGAAGTTCTCGAATAGCATTAATTAATGAACATGTTACCGAATCGGTTATGTTTTCTTTTATTGCTGTCATCATTGGTATTTTTCTGGCTTTTCTGGCCGAACCGGTCTTTAACAAATTATTGGATACTCACATTGATTTGCTTCATTACGCCGGACCTATTGATTTGCTAATTGTTGTGTTTGCCATGCTGGTAATAGGTATAATCTCAGGATTGTTCCCATCACTGCTGCTCACAAAACTAAAACCAGTAGAGGTAGTAAAAGGGAGTTTCCGCACCAAAACAAAAACATCTTATTCAAAAGTGTTGGTCTCGTTTCAGTTTGCGGCTACCATTGCGCTTATTGTTTGTGCCATTACAATTACGAAACAAACCCGCTATATGCAGAATTTCGATATGGGGTTCAAAAAAGAAAACATTGTTCAAATTGATAAAGCATTCCCAAAAGAAAAAAGACAGGCTTTCAACGACATACTTAAACAAATACCGGGAGTGGAGCAAGTTTCGTTTGTGTGTGGAACGCCACTCAGCGGGGGCAATAATCAGTCTTTTACCTATAACAGTAAGCCTGTAAGTTTTCAGGAATTTTTGGTTGATACAGCTTTCTTCTCAATGATGGGAATTAGTTATACACCAACCGGTGTTGCGTGGTCGGATAATGTTCTGTGGCTGAATAAAAATGCGGTAAAAGAACTAGGCCTCGATCCTCTTCCGAAGTCATTTAAACGATACGATGAAGAATTTCCGGTTTATGGTGTAGTAGAAGACTTTCATTTTAGTGATTTACACCAACCTGTTGGATTAGCAATGTTGTCTCCGTTGAATGATAAAAAATGGTCGTGGAATGTTTTGGTAAAAATATCAGGTAAAAATATTGCCGGTTCAATGGCTCAAATCAAATCAGCTTATAGCTCGTTTACCGATAATGACCCCTTTGATTATAAATTCCTTGATTCAGAAGTTGATAGCTGGTACAAGAAAGAAGCAAATACATCGAAAATTATAACCTGGTTTTCGGTGCTAACAATCATTATTTCTGTAATGGGGATATTGGCGTTGGTTACTTTATTTAACCAATTGCGTACCAAAGAAATTGGTGTCCGAAAAGTAAATGGCGCAAAAATCTCGGAAGTGATGGTAACGCTCAACAAAGACTTTGTAAAATGGGTGGCCGTTGCCTTTGTAATTGCCACACCTGTTGCGTACTACGCCATGAATAAATGGCTCGAAAATTTTGCCTACAAAACTACTTTAAGCTGGTGGATATTTGCCCTGGCTGGAGTTTTGGCACTGGGAATTGCATTGCTAACCGTTAGTTGGCAAAGCTGGCGGGCTGCTACGAGGAACCCAGTAGATGCTTTACGGTATGAATAA
- a CDS encoding ABC transporter permease, which produces MISNNIKQSFRSLKHNKLYSFLNIGGFAVGFAVCMVLALYTFKENSVDKGFANHSNLYRLIDTERNSCHLDYDIAQSLPAQFPDIKLAVPFNYISFADEKANVYMKKLDGEDFIQSKAMISTTNDFFKAFSLPIIAGDSDAPFADLNSVVLTKSIAQKLFGTTDVIGEIIDFAGIFSIPISAVCEDIPANSSIDADIFYNSENENFRFSQNCNDNVCCNPFDIYVELNDNVNTEQFAEIVNEDFPANKMFTKNIRLQPLADIYLESGIDANKNRAGSKAMINIFLSIAILIMLLSVINYVNLFISKQLTTLKDIAIKVTNGAGAKQLRAYYLVDVSISVLIAFILAVGISALVLPFADQLLGTTLNLTWLASPLLIVVFTGILISTILISSFAPVYIVSRFDVQRLFGKKQSSLGKQFGKKALTTFQLSTAMMLLIGLIVIQKQIHFVKDKDLGFDKEQLVRIDYSRGAQNIDAMKQRINQLAFVKNSSLSHGAPGSIYNKMSTDTKDQNNFVADCIFADDQFLETFDIHLLEGREFQKSDLNNACLINETAYKKYGWDNLEKRKFNNGKEGGYNVVGVVRDFNVASLHTGITPVCILYNPQFDCINVKLAQGSVGEQVQQLKSIWGDFFPDEPMRFSFYDAYFDAFYHKEEREGKAIAVFSIIAFMITCLGLIGQIFQTTNARIKEIGVRKVNGATISEVMSMLNKDFVKWVVIAFVIATPVAYLAMNKWLENFAYKTTLSWWIFALAGLLALGIALLTVSWQSWRAATRNPVEALRYE; this is translated from the coding sequence ATGATCTCAAACAATATCAAACAATCGTTCAGGAGTTTAAAGCACAACAAGCTTTATTCATTTTTAAATATTGGCGGCTTTGCTGTGGGTTTTGCCGTGTGTATGGTCTTGGCACTTTACACTTTTAAGGAGAATAGTGTCGATAAAGGTTTTGCCAACCATTCAAATCTATATCGTTTAATTGATACGGAGCGAAATTCGTGTCATCTCGATTACGATATAGCACAAAGTCTACCAGCGCAATTCCCAGACATTAAGCTGGCAGTGCCTTTTAACTACATTTCATTTGCCGATGAAAAAGCAAACGTATATATGAAAAAACTGGATGGTGAAGACTTTATCCAATCCAAAGCAATGATTAGTACCACCAACGATTTTTTCAAAGCATTCTCATTACCAATAATTGCCGGAGACAGCGATGCTCCTTTTGCCGATTTGAATTCGGTAGTTCTTACCAAAAGTATTGCCCAAAAGTTATTTGGCACCACAGATGTTATTGGAGAAATTATCGATTTTGCAGGTATATTTAGCATTCCAATTAGTGCTGTTTGTGAAGATATTCCCGCCAATTCAAGTATCGATGCCGATATATTCTATAATAGTGAAAATGAAAATTTTCGTTTTTCTCAGAATTGTAATGATAATGTATGTTGCAATCCGTTTGATATTTATGTTGAACTGAACGATAATGTTAATACAGAACAGTTTGCCGAAATTGTTAACGAGGACTTTCCTGCAAATAAAATGTTTACAAAAAACATTCGGTTACAACCGCTCGCCGACATTTATCTTGAATCGGGAATCGATGCCAATAAAAACAGGGCCGGTAGTAAAGCAATGATTAACATCTTTTTGTCTATCGCCATATTGATTATGCTTCTGTCGGTAATTAATTACGTCAACCTGTTCATTTCAAAACAATTAACAACGCTGAAAGATATTGCCATTAAAGTAACCAACGGTGCTGGTGCCAAACAATTACGTGCTTATTACCTGGTTGATGTAAGCATTTCTGTTTTAATTGCTTTTATACTGGCAGTTGGTATTTCCGCGTTGGTGCTTCCATTTGCAGACCAACTGCTTGGAACAACACTAAATTTAACTTGGCTTGCTTCACCCCTATTAATTGTAGTATTTACCGGAATACTAATTTCAACAATTCTAATATCGTCATTTGCTCCGGTTTATATTGTTTCTCGTTTCGATGTTCAACGTTTGTTTGGTAAAAAACAATCATCTCTTGGAAAACAATTTGGCAAAAAGGCATTAACAACATTTCAGCTATCAACAGCAATGATGCTATTGATTGGTTTGATTGTAATTCAAAAACAAATACATTTTGTAAAAGACAAAGATCTTGGTTTTGATAAAGAGCAACTTGTACGCATTGATTATTCAAGAGGAGCTCAAAATATTGATGCAATGAAACAACGCATAAACCAGTTGGCGTTTGTTAAGAATTCGTCGTTAAGTCATGGTGCGCCCGGTAGCATATATAACAAAATGTCAACCGATACTAAAGACCAGAACAACTTTGTTGCCGATTGTATTTTTGCAGACGACCAGTTTCTGGAAACATTTGATATTCATCTGTTAGAAGGGCGGGAATTTCAAAAATCCGATTTAAACAATGCTTGCCTTATTAACGAAACAGCCTATAAAAAGTACGGTTGGGACAATCTCGAAAAACGAAAATTCAACAACGGAAAAGAAGGCGGATATAATGTTGTTGGCGTAGTTCGCGACTTTAATGTGGCTTCGTTGCACACCGGAATAACTCCGGTTTGTATTCTTTATAATCCACAATTTGATTGTATAAACGTAAAATTAGCCCAGGGAAGTGTCGGCGAACAAGTTCAGCAATTAAAAAGCATCTGGGGCGATTTCTTCCCTGATGAACCAATGCGATTTTCGTTTTATGATGCCTATTTTGATGCATTCTATCATAAAGAAGAACGCGAAGGGAAAGCTATTGCTGTATTTTCAATTATAGCTTTTATGATTACCTGCTTGGGATTAATCGGGCAAATATTCCAAACCACCAATGCCCGTATCAAAGAAATCGGAGTCCGCAAAGTTAACGGTGCAACCATTTCTGAAGTAATGTCAATGCTCAATAAAGACTTTGTAAAATGGGTAGTAATAGCATTCGTTATCGCTACGCCAGTCGCCTATCTCGCAATGAATAAATGGCTCGAAAACTTTGCCTACAAAACCACTTTAAGCTGGTGGATTTTTGCGTTGGCCGGTTTGCTGGCATTGGGAATTGCACTGCTAACCGTTAGCTGGCAGAGCTGGAGGGCAGCTACGAGAAATCCGGTTGAAGCGTTACGATACGAATAA
- a CDS encoding ABC transporter permease has protein sequence MNRIKAIFRGVNRNRLNTSVIVISMAVGMACLFLIALFVQREFSSDDFNPDKARTFALQCDDPFGSGTGKMMHCREGSVEYMQENLVGVESFCRLWHISAKRIVANRNTYYDSPTILSASSNFFEFFHYNLISNNPKNVLVTENDIAISKDLALKYFGETLPIGKTLKTGSGEDEKEFIVSGVFEKPLETTQINFDMVTLFNGKDSRCYVKLDSPESKQKLEKDFERLKAEIPSINDGTPGQHYLQAMDDAYFSSSRKARFEASRDKTDLWVAIAIAFLIIGIAVFNYLNLIRNRLNDNITNYTINRIQGASNKDLVRLFMTEIIGMLLISFILGVVLMKVLLPFFNELLTTNISVQIFTQFKSLLLFMLFLSVLAGISYLFALVHIRTQLSTSNIKGNIQTPRRRLPVMNVIQLASMVILVICSSIVVKQIQFINNKEIGLDKNVIEVRIPPYYKDKTSVFKEELMANPNIRSLSLTTASPLLEHWVVILNYKEDGAEKKYYPCGFTGDANYITTLGIKIREGENFSGNPDMDKRKCLINKSLADLFPNRELIGHPMPGNEETTIIGIVEDFHFSSLKRVVEPAYISFNEDGSHILVKSEEGKERQVEASIAAIWNKLIPESPLNVENMDLRYQFLHAENERFIQLIGACCLISIFLSMMGLFAISVDKCIKRIKEIGIRKVNGAKVSEILTMLNKDFIKWVAIAFVIASPIAYFAMSKWLENFAYKTTLSWWIFALAGLLALGIALLTVSWQSWRAATRNPVEALRSE, from the coding sequence ATGAACCGAATAAAAGCAATCTTCAGAGGAGTTAACAGGAATCGACTAAATACTTCAGTAATAGTTATTAGTATGGCCGTTGGAATGGCTTGTTTATTCCTGATTGCCTTGTTTGTTCAACGAGAATTCAGCTCCGATGATTTTAATCCGGATAAAGCAAGAACTTTCGCTTTGCAATGCGATGATCCATTTGGATCGGGAACAGGGAAAATGATGCATTGCCGTGAAGGCTCTGTTGAATACATGCAAGAGAATTTGGTTGGAGTAGAAAGTTTTTGCAGGCTATGGCACATTAGTGCCAAACGCATTGTGGCGAATCGAAATACTTACTATGATAGCCCAACTATTTTGAGTGCTTCGTCAAATTTTTTCGAATTTTTCCATTATAATCTTATCAGTAATAATCCCAAAAATGTACTGGTAACTGAAAATGACATTGCCATTTCAAAAGACTTGGCATTAAAATATTTTGGTGAAACTCTGCCCATTGGAAAAACGCTAAAAACTGGTTCAGGAGAGGATGAGAAAGAGTTTATTGTAAGTGGGGTCTTTGAAAAACCACTCGAAACTACACAAATCAACTTCGACATGGTAACACTTTTCAATGGGAAAGACAGTCGTTGTTACGTAAAACTGGATTCACCTGAAAGTAAACAAAAACTGGAAAAAGATTTCGAACGCTTAAAAGCAGAAATTCCATCAATAAACGATGGTACGCCCGGGCAACATTACCTGCAGGCAATGGATGATGCTTACTTTAGTTCGTCGCGAAAAGCTCGTTTTGAAGCTTCACGCGATAAAACAGATTTGTGGGTTGCCATTGCAATCGCATTTCTGATAATAGGAATTGCTGTTTTTAATTACCTCAACCTGATAAGAAACCGATTAAACGATAATATTACAAACTACACCATAAACCGAATTCAGGGTGCTTCCAACAAGGATTTAGTTCGATTATTTATGACTGAGATAATTGGAATGCTATTAATTTCATTCATCCTGGGAGTTGTACTTATGAAAGTATTATTGCCTTTCTTTAATGAACTTTTAACCACCAATATTTCTGTTCAGATTTTTACGCAGTTCAAAAGTTTGTTACTATTTATGTTGTTTCTTTCTGTGCTTGCAGGTATTTCATATTTGTTTGCACTTGTTCACATACGAACACAACTTTCGACAAGCAATATTAAGGGAAATATACAAACTCCCCGCCGACGGTTGCCGGTTATGAATGTCATTCAGCTTGCGTCAATGGTTATTTTAGTAATTTGTTCTTCCATAGTTGTTAAACAAATTCAGTTTATTAATAATAAAGAAATTGGGCTTGATAAAAACGTAATCGAGGTGAGAATTCCTCCATACTACAAAGATAAAACCAGTGTTTTTAAAGAAGAATTAATGGCAAATCCAAACATCAGGAGCCTATCGTTAACAACTGCCTCTCCTTTGCTCGAACATTGGGTTGTAATTTTAAACTATAAAGAAGACGGAGCAGAAAAAAAGTATTACCCCTGTGGATTTACCGGCGATGCCAATTATATAACAACTCTCGGTATAAAAATACGCGAGGGGGAGAATTTTTCGGGGAATCCAGATATGGATAAAAGGAAATGTCTGATAAATAAGTCGCTTGCGGATTTGTTTCCCAACCGTGAATTAATTGGCCATCCTATGCCTGGAAATGAAGAAACTACGATTATTGGAATTGTTGAAGATTTTCATTTCTCGAGTTTGAAAAGGGTAGTTGAGCCGGCATATATTTCGTTTAACGAAGATGGATCTCATATTTTGGTAAAATCCGAAGAGGGCAAAGAAAGACAAGTTGAAGCTTCAATTGCAGCTATCTGGAACAAATTGATACCAGAAAGCCCACTAAATGTGGAAAATATGGATCTCCGCTATCAATTTCTACATGCCGAAAATGAACGCTTTATTCAATTAATAGGGGCATGTTGTTTGATCAGTATTTTTTTATCGATGATGGGACTGTTTGCCATTTCAGTTGATAAATGTATTAAACGGATAAAAGAAATCGGCATTCGCAAAGTAAATGGTGCAAAAGTTTCTGAAATACTAACCATGTTAAACAAAGACTTTATAAAATGGGTAGCAATAGCATTTGTTATTGCCTCCCCGATAGCATACTTCGCTATGAGCAAATGGCTAGAGAACTTCGCCTATAAAACCACTTTAAGCTGGTGGATATTTGCTTTGGCAGGTTTGTTGGCTTTGGGAATTGCACTGCTAACGGTTAGCTGGCAGAGCTGGCGGGCGGCAACGCGAAATCCGGTTGAGGCTTTGAGGTCTGAATAA